One segment of Streptosporangium brasiliense DNA contains the following:
- a CDS encoding 3-hydroxyacyl-CoA dehydrogenase NAD-binding domain-containing protein yields the protein MTDIKELFADEVVTKAIVRDVELPYGAGTMALITLDNGFDHTKPSTFGPGGLTSLNEALDSIAGRGDLAAVGVIGKPFIFAVGADLKGAATVAEREQALAIGRLGHEVFRRLGELEVPSFAFVNGAAMGGGLEVALHCTYRTISSGVPAVALPECFLGLVPGWGGTQLLPRLIGPAAAIKLIIENPLSQNRMIKGRDAFAAGVADAMFEPADFLEESLRWAARVLRGEVTVSRADHTADDWSKTVADARFLVDMKLHGASPAPYRALELIELARTASREEGFAAEDRALADLLMGDELRAGLYSFDLVQRRAKKPAGAPDKALARKVTKVGVVGAGLMASQMALLFARRLEVPVVLTDLDQARLDKGVGYVHAEIDKLLGKGRISGDQANRLKALVTGSLTKDAFADADFVIEAVFEDLKVKQKVFAEVEEVVSAECVLATNTSSLSLTEMAAALRHPERVVGFHFFNPVAVMPLLEIIRGAETDDATLATAFAVGRSLKKSSVLVKDAPAFVVNRLLTRFMGEVIGAVDEGTPLEVADHALDGLGLPMTPFTLLQLVGPAVALHVAETMHAAFPSRYGVSDNLARLVAAGKPGVYAPDFSLDAEAVALFSGGTSPSTAEEVRLRALRALAEEVRIMLDEGVVAAAQDIDLCMILGAGWPFHLGGITPYLDRAGIAEPRFLPPGVASVPA from the coding sequence GTGACGGACATCAAGGAACTGTTCGCCGACGAGGTCGTCACCAAGGCGATCGTCCGCGACGTGGAACTGCCCTACGGCGCGGGCACCATGGCGCTGATCACGCTGGACAACGGCTTCGACCACACCAAGCCGTCCACGTTCGGCCCCGGGGGGCTCACCTCCCTGAACGAGGCTCTCGACTCGATCGCCGGCCGCGGGGACCTGGCGGCCGTGGGCGTCATCGGCAAGCCGTTCATCTTCGCGGTGGGCGCCGACCTCAAGGGCGCCGCCACGGTCGCCGAGCGGGAGCAGGCGCTCGCGATCGGCAGGCTGGGCCACGAGGTGTTCCGCCGCCTCGGCGAGCTGGAGGTGCCGTCGTTCGCGTTCGTCAACGGCGCGGCGATGGGCGGCGGCCTGGAGGTCGCCCTCCACTGCACCTACCGGACCATCTCCTCCGGCGTGCCCGCGGTGGCCCTGCCCGAGTGCTTCCTCGGCCTGGTGCCCGGCTGGGGCGGCACCCAGCTGCTGCCCCGTCTGATCGGCCCGGCCGCGGCCATCAAGCTGATCATCGAGAACCCGCTCTCGCAGAACCGCATGATCAAGGGCCGGGACGCCTTCGCGGCCGGTGTCGCCGACGCGATGTTCGAGCCGGCCGACTTCCTGGAGGAGTCGCTGCGCTGGGCGGCCCGGGTGCTGCGCGGCGAGGTGACCGTCTCCCGCGCCGACCACACCGCCGACGACTGGTCCAAGACCGTCGCCGACGCCCGTTTCCTGGTCGACATGAAGCTGCACGGCGCCTCCCCCGCCCCCTACCGGGCGCTGGAGCTGATCGAGCTGGCCCGCACCGCCTCGCGTGAGGAGGGCTTCGCCGCCGAGGACCGGGCGCTGGCCGACCTCCTCATGGGCGACGAGCTCCGCGCCGGCCTCTACTCCTTCGACCTGGTGCAGCGCCGGGCCAAGAAGCCCGCCGGAGCCCCCGACAAGGCCCTGGCCCGCAAGGTCACCAAGGTGGGCGTCGTCGGCGCGGGTCTGATGGCCTCGCAGATGGCGCTGCTGTTCGCCCGCCGCCTGGAGGTCCCGGTCGTGCTGACCGACCTGGACCAGGCCCGGCTGGACAAGGGCGTCGGCTACGTCCACGCCGAGATCGACAAGCTGCTGGGCAAGGGCCGGATCTCCGGCGACCAGGCCAACCGGCTCAAGGCCCTGGTGACCGGCTCGCTGACCAAGGACGCCTTCGCCGACGCCGACTTCGTCATCGAAGCCGTCTTCGAGGACCTGAAGGTCAAGCAGAAGGTGTTCGCCGAGGTGGAGGAGGTCGTCTCGGCCGAGTGCGTGCTGGCCACCAACACCTCCTCGCTGTCGCTGACCGAGATGGCCGCCGCGCTGCGGCACCCCGAGCGGGTCGTGGGCTTCCACTTCTTCAACCCGGTGGCCGTGATGCCGCTGCTGGAGATCATCCGGGGCGCCGAGACCGACGACGCGACGCTGGCCACGGCCTTCGCCGTCGGCAGGTCGCTGAAGAAGTCGTCGGTGCTGGTCAAGGACGCGCCCGCGTTCGTGGTCAACCGGCTGCTGACCCGCTTCATGGGCGAGGTCATCGGCGCCGTCGACGAGGGCACCCCGCTGGAGGTCGCCGACCACGCGCTGGACGGGCTCGGCCTGCCGATGACCCCGTTCACGCTGCTGCAGCTCGTCGGCCCGGCCGTCGCGCTGCACGTCGCCGAGACCATGCACGCGGCCTTCCCGTCCCGCTACGGGGTGTCGGACAACCTCGCCAGGCTGGTCGCGGCCGGCAAGCCCGGCGTCTACGCGCCGGACTTCTCGCTGGACGCCGAGGCGGTGGCCCTCTTCTCCGGCGGGACCTCCCCGTCGACCGCCGAGGAGGTACGGCTGCGCGCGCTGCGGGCGCTCGCCGAGGAGGTCCGCATCATGCTCGACGAGGGCGTGGTCGCGGCCGCCCAGGACATCGACCTGTGCATGATCCTCGGCGCGGGCTGGCCGTTCCACCTGGGCGGCATCACCCCGTATCTGGACCG
- a CDS encoding thiolase family protein: MPSSRDVVFVDGVRTPFGKSGPKGLYAETRADDLVIRVIRELIRRNPNLPPERVDEVAIAATTQIGDQGLTIGRSAAVLAGLPKSVPGYSIDRMCAGAMTAVTSVAGGIAFGAYDVAIAGGVEHMGRHPMGEGVDPNPRFLAEQLVDGSALVMGMTAENLHDRYPTITKQRADAFALASQEKVAKAYADGRIQPDLVPMATRSAEQGWGLATADEAPRPGTTLEGLAALKTPFRPHGRVTAGNASGINDGATGCIVAASDVAEELGLAPKMRLVSYAFAGVDPEVMGVGPIPSTERALRLAGLSISDIGLFEINEAFAVQVLAFLEHFGIADDDARVNPYGGAIAFGHPLASSGVRLMTQLAREFGERPDVRYGVTTMCVGMGMGGTVIWENLGWEGNK; this comes from the coding sequence GTGCCTTCCTCTCGTGACGTCGTATTCGTCGACGGTGTGCGCACGCCGTTCGGCAAGTCGGGCCCCAAGGGGCTGTATGCCGAGACGCGCGCCGACGATCTGGTGATCCGCGTCATCCGCGAGCTGATCCGGCGTAATCCGAACCTGCCGCCGGAGCGCGTCGACGAAGTGGCCATCGCGGCCACCACGCAGATCGGCGACCAGGGCCTGACCATCGGCCGCTCCGCCGCGGTGCTGGCCGGACTGCCCAAGAGCGTGCCCGGCTACTCCATCGACCGCATGTGCGCCGGCGCCATGACCGCCGTGACCTCGGTCGCCGGAGGCATCGCCTTCGGCGCCTACGACGTCGCCATCGCCGGCGGCGTCGAGCACATGGGCCGCCACCCGATGGGCGAGGGCGTGGACCCCAACCCCCGGTTCCTGGCCGAGCAGCTCGTGGACGGCTCCGCCCTGGTCATGGGCATGACCGCGGAGAACCTGCACGACCGCTACCCCACCATCACCAAGCAGCGCGCGGACGCCTTCGCCCTCGCCTCGCAGGAGAAGGTCGCCAAGGCCTACGCCGACGGCAGGATCCAGCCCGACCTGGTCCCGATGGCCACCCGGTCGGCGGAGCAGGGCTGGGGCCTGGCCACCGCCGACGAGGCCCCCCGCCCCGGCACCACCCTGGAGGGGCTCGCCGCGCTGAAGACCCCCTTCCGCCCGCACGGCCGGGTCACCGCGGGCAACGCCTCCGGCATCAACGACGGCGCGACCGGCTGCATCGTGGCCGCCTCCGACGTCGCCGAGGAGCTCGGCCTGGCGCCCAAGATGCGCCTGGTCTCCTACGCCTTCGCCGGCGTGGACCCCGAGGTCATGGGGGTCGGCCCGATCCCGTCCACCGAGCGGGCGCTCCGCCTGGCCGGGCTCTCCATCTCCGACATCGGCCTGTTCGAGATCAACGAGGCCTTCGCCGTGCAGGTGCTGGCGTTCCTGGAGCACTTCGGCATCGCCGACGACGACGCCCGCGTCAACCCCTACGGCGGCGCGATCGCCTTCGGTCACCCGCTGGCCTCCTCGGGCGTGCGGCTGATGACGCAGCTGGCGCGCGAGTTCGGCGAGCGCCCCGACGTCCGGTACGGCGTGACCACGATGTGCGTCGGCATGGGCATGGGCGGGACGGTCATCTGGGAGAACCTGGGCTGGGAAGGTAACAAGTGA
- a CDS encoding LacI family DNA-binding transcriptional regulator — MVTLEDVARRAGVSLATASRVLNGSTRQVGASLRAKVELAAAQLGYRTNVAAQTLARGASNVIGLVVHDLTDPYFAALADGAMRVAESQELVVMVGTTHRDPEREIAYVSTLNAQRVCAVLLAGSRVADPLVTRRLREELDRYRETGGRVACVGQDLLGADTVVPGNHEGAAALARSLAGLGHRRFAVLAGPAGLITARDRVAGFAGALAGLGLPAPQIVHGSFDRDGGYAAAAEVSGATCVFAVNDVMAVGALASFRDRGVRVPDDISVAGFDDIATLRDLVPALSTVRLPLADMGARALELALDAAPEVRVEPVAGEVVLRESTRRPA; from the coding sequence ATGGTCACGCTGGAAGATGTCGCCCGGCGGGCAGGCGTCTCGCTCGCCACGGCGTCGCGGGTGCTCAACGGGAGCACCCGTCAGGTGGGGGCGTCCCTGCGGGCCAAGGTGGAACTGGCCGCCGCCCAGCTCGGCTACCGGACCAACGTGGCCGCCCAGACGCTGGCCCGGGGGGCCAGCAACGTGATCGGGCTGGTGGTCCACGATCTTACCGACCCCTACTTCGCCGCGCTCGCGGACGGGGCCATGCGGGTGGCCGAGAGCCAGGAGCTCGTGGTCATGGTCGGCACCACGCACCGTGACCCCGAACGGGAGATCGCCTACGTCTCGACCCTGAACGCGCAGCGGGTCTGCGCGGTGCTGCTCGCCGGCTCCCGGGTCGCCGACCCCCTGGTGACCCGCCGGCTCCGGGAGGAGCTCGACCGCTACCGGGAGACCGGCGGCCGGGTGGCCTGTGTCGGCCAGGACCTGCTCGGCGCCGACACGGTGGTGCCGGGCAACCACGAGGGCGCCGCCGCGCTGGCCCGGTCCCTGGCCGGGCTGGGCCACCGGCGCTTCGCCGTGCTCGCGGGCCCCGCCGGGCTGATCACGGCCCGCGACCGGGTGGCGGGGTTCGCCGGGGCGCTCGCCGGGCTCGGCCTGCCCGCGCCGCAGATCGTGCACGGCTCCTTCGACCGGGACGGCGGCTACGCGGCGGCGGCCGAGGTCTCCGGCGCCACGTGCGTGTTCGCCGTCAACGACGTGATGGCCGTGGGCGCGCTGGCCTCCTTCCGGGACCGGGGTGTGCGGGTGCCGGACGACATCTCCGTGGCGGGCTTCGACGACATCGCCACCCTGCGCGACCTGGTCCCGGCGCTGTCCACGGTACGGCTGCCGCTGGCCGACATGGGCGCCCGCGCGCTGGAGCTGGCCCTGGACGCGGCCCCGGAGGTCCGGGTCGAGCCCGTGGCCGGAGAGGTGGTCCTGCGGGAGAGCACCCGCCGACCGGCCTGA
- a CDS encoding sugar phosphate isomerase/epimerase family protein, with the protein MSRFALNQWTTRRWSVAEAVDGCVRHGVEAIGLWRQNVAEQGLEETVKLVADAGLRVSSLCRGGFLTSGDALDDNRRAIDEAAALRAACLVMVVGGLPGVVPGEPLGTISRDLAGARERVAEALAVLAPYAGERGVRLALEPLHPMYCADRAVLSTLGQALDLAEPYPAEQVGVIVDTFHVWWDPQVFQQIARAGERIAGYQVCDFLSPLPADVLLGRGVMGDGVIDFAPLTRAVTEAGYTGDIEVEIFNADVWAADPDEVLSRIMARYGELIGG; encoded by the coding sequence ATGAGCCGTTTCGCGCTGAACCAGTGGACCACCCGGCGCTGGTCGGTGGCCGAGGCCGTCGACGGGTGCGTGCGGCACGGCGTCGAGGCGATCGGCCTGTGGCGGCAGAACGTCGCCGAGCAGGGGCTGGAGGAGACCGTCAAGCTCGTCGCGGACGCCGGGCTCCGGGTGTCGTCCCTGTGCCGGGGCGGTTTCCTGACCTCGGGGGACGCCCTCGACGACAACCGCAGGGCGATCGACGAGGCCGCCGCGCTGCGGGCCGCGTGCCTGGTCATGGTGGTCGGCGGCCTGCCGGGGGTGGTCCCCGGCGAACCCCTGGGCACGATCTCCCGTGACCTGGCGGGCGCCCGGGAACGGGTCGCCGAGGCGCTGGCCGTCCTGGCCCCCTACGCCGGCGAGCGCGGCGTCAGGCTGGCCCTGGAGCCGCTGCACCCGATGTACTGCGCCGACCGGGCCGTGCTGTCCACCCTCGGCCAGGCCCTGGACCTGGCCGAACCATACCCGGCCGAGCAGGTCGGCGTCATCGTCGACACCTTCCACGTCTGGTGGGACCCGCAGGTCTTCCAGCAGATCGCCAGGGCCGGGGAGCGGATCGCCGGCTACCAGGTGTGCGACTTCCTGTCGCCCCTGCCGGCCGACGTCCTGCTCGGCCGGGGCGTGATGGGCGACGGCGTGATCGACTTCGCGCCCCTGACCAGGGCGGTGACCGAGGCGGGCTACACCGGGGACATCGAGGTGGAGATCTTCAACGCCGACGTGTGGGCCGCCGACCCCGACGAGGTGCTGTCGCGGATCATGGCCAGGTACGGCGAGCTGATCGGCGGCTGA
- a CDS encoding dihydrodipicolinate synthase family protein, with protein MRIALPGGEHTLREPVTWAVPAGPARSRVVYAAAHVVADPLGDNTPGSPAAVDWDATLRFRRHLWSHGLRVADAMDTAQRNMGLDWAATRELIRRSAAEAASFGTAATLVACGAGTDHAPRAATLEEVVAAYTEQIETVREAEAGVIVMASRQLARIARGPEDYHAVYGKLLSQVDRPVILHWLGEMFDPQLAGYWGSADVAEATASFLALIAEHAPMVEGVKVSLLDADHEIGLRAALPEGVRLYTGDDFNYPSLIKSGSHALLGIFDAIAPAAAAALQALDAGDLARYDEIMDPTVALSRKIFETPTYNYKTGIVFLAWLNGHQDAFAMVNGAQAARSLPHLAEVFRLADRAGLLADPELAVSRMRSLLAVHGL; from the coding sequence ATGAGGATCGCGCTGCCCGGCGGGGAGCACACCCTGCGCGAGCCGGTGACCTGGGCGGTGCCCGCCGGCCCCGCCAGGAGCCGCGTCGTCTACGCCGCCGCCCACGTCGTCGCCGACCCGCTCGGCGACAACACCCCCGGCTCCCCCGCCGCCGTCGACTGGGACGCCACGCTGCGCTTCCGCCGCCACCTGTGGTCACACGGCCTGCGGGTCGCCGACGCCATGGACACCGCCCAGCGCAACATGGGCCTGGACTGGGCGGCCACCCGCGAGCTGATCCGGCGCAGCGCCGCCGAGGCGGCCTCCTTCGGCACGGCCGCCACGCTGGTGGCCTGCGGCGCGGGCACCGACCACGCGCCGCGGGCGGCGACGCTGGAGGAGGTCGTGGCCGCCTACACCGAGCAGATCGAGACCGTGCGGGAGGCGGAGGCCGGCGTCATCGTCATGGCCAGCCGCCAGCTCGCCCGGATCGCGCGGGGGCCCGAGGACTACCACGCGGTCTACGGCAAGCTGCTCTCCCAGGTGGACCGCCCGGTGATCCTGCACTGGCTCGGCGAGATGTTCGACCCCCAGCTCGCGGGTTACTGGGGCTCGGCGGACGTGGCCGAGGCCACCGCGTCGTTCCTGGCGCTGATCGCCGAGCACGCGCCGATGGTGGAGGGCGTCAAGGTCTCGCTGCTGGACGCCGACCACGAGATCGGGCTGCGCGCGGCGCTGCCCGAGGGCGTCAGGCTGTACACCGGCGACGACTTCAACTACCCCTCGCTGATCAAGTCGGGCAGCCACGCGCTGCTGGGCATCTTCGACGCGATCGCCCCGGCCGCGGCGGCGGCCCTGCAGGCGCTCGACGCGGGCGATCTCGCGCGCTACGACGAGATCATGGACCCGACGGTCGCCCTCTCCCGGAAGATCTTCGAGACGCCGACCTACAACTACAAGACCGGCATCGTCTTCCTGGCCTGGCTCAACGGTCATCAGGACGCCTTCGCCATGGTCAACGGCGCCCAGGCGGCCCGCTCGCTCCCCCACCTGGCCGAGGTGTTCCGCCTGGCCGACCGGGCCGGGCTGCTGGCCGACCCCGAGCTGGCGGTCTCCCGGATGAGGTCCCTGCTGGCGGTGCACGGACTGTGA
- a CDS encoding Gfo/Idh/MocA family protein — protein sequence MSPRSIGVVMNGVTGRMGYRQHLVRSVLAINEQGGVALSDGSRVTLKPVLVGRSAEKLEKLAGDHGIADWTTDLDAALADEGNLVYFDAQVTQARVKSVLKAIEAGKHVYAEKPTAETFEDALALAEAATARGVKNGVVQDKLFLPGLLKLKRLIDGGFFGRILSVRGEFGYWVFEGDWQAAQRPSWNYRAEDGGGIVLDMFPHWAYVLENLFGQVRSVYAQAVTHIPERVDEQGRTYPATADDAAYGVFELDNGIVAQINSSWNVRVNRDELVEFQVDGTHGSAVAGLRNCRVQHRATTPKPVWNPDLPVTARFRDGWQEVPDNAEFDNGFKIQWEMFVRHVIEDAPFPHDFASGARGVRLAELGLRSSAEGRRLPVEP from the coding sequence ATGTCCCCGCGAAGCATCGGCGTCGTGATGAACGGCGTCACCGGCCGGATGGGCTACCGCCAGCACCTGGTCCGATCGGTCCTGGCGATCAACGAGCAGGGCGGCGTGGCGCTGTCCGACGGCAGCCGGGTGACGCTCAAGCCGGTGCTGGTGGGCCGGAGCGCCGAGAAGCTGGAGAAGCTGGCCGGCGACCACGGCATCGCCGACTGGACCACCGACCTGGACGCCGCGCTGGCCGACGAGGGCAACCTCGTCTACTTCGACGCCCAGGTCACCCAGGCCCGGGTGAAGTCGGTGCTGAAGGCGATAGAGGCGGGCAAGCACGTCTACGCCGAGAAGCCGACCGCCGAGACCTTCGAGGACGCGCTGGCGCTGGCCGAGGCCGCGACCGCCAGGGGCGTGAAGAACGGCGTCGTGCAGGACAAGCTCTTCCTGCCGGGCCTGCTCAAGCTCAAGCGCCTGATCGACGGCGGCTTCTTCGGCCGGATCCTGTCGGTGCGCGGCGAGTTCGGCTACTGGGTCTTCGAGGGAGACTGGCAGGCCGCGCAGCGCCCGTCGTGGAACTACCGCGCCGAGGACGGCGGCGGCATCGTCCTCGACATGTTCCCGCACTGGGCCTACGTGCTGGAGAACCTCTTCGGCCAGGTGCGGTCGGTCTACGCCCAGGCCGTCACCCACATCCCCGAGCGCGTGGACGAGCAGGGCAGGACCTACCCGGCCACCGCCGACGACGCCGCCTACGGCGTCTTCGAGCTCGACAACGGCATCGTGGCCCAGATCAACTCCTCCTGGAACGTCAGGGTGAACCGGGACGAGCTGGTGGAGTTCCAGGTGGACGGCACGCACGGCAGCGCGGTCGCGGGCCTGCGCAACTGCCGCGTCCAGCACCGCGCCACCACCCCCAAGCCGGTCTGGAACCCCGACCTGCCCGTCACCGCGCGCTTCCGTGACGGCTGGCAGGAGGTGCCCGACAACGCCGAGTTCGACAACGGCTTCAAGATCCAGTGGGAGATGTTCGTCCGCCACGTGATCGAGGACGCGCCCTTCCCCCACGACTTCGCCTCCGGCGCGCGGGGCGTCCGCCTCGCCGAGCTGGGCCTGCGCTCCTCCGCCGAGGGCCGCCGCCTGCCGGTGGAGCCGTGA
- a CDS encoding HRDC domain-containing protein yields MTDETTIVPLLEPREGIPPVIEDPAGLARAVRAFAEGTGPVAVDAERASGYRYSGRAYLVQLRRAGAGSALIDPVHCPDLSELDAALDGAEVVLHAASQDLPCLAELGFHPRELFDTELAGRLLGYERVGLGMMVENVLGLKLEKGYSAADWSTRPLPEDWLRYAALDVEVLVELRDVLHEELESSGKLAWAKEEFASVLAHRSPAPRSDPWRRTSGIHKVRSLRGLAVVRELWTLRDEFARESDLAPGRVLPDAAIVTAALELPRTTKALTEIPPFTGRSARRHLRDWLAAIGRGRALPESELPQPSTPGDGPPPANRWMDRDPVAARRLAAARAVVAALADEHHMPTENLLQPDAVRRLTWEPPAVVDEESVTVRLRELGAREWQIGLTAHPMAKALIRLETKGEI; encoded by the coding sequence GTGACCGACGAGACAACCATTGTTCCGCTGCTGGAGCCGCGAGAGGGAATCCCACCCGTCATCGAGGATCCCGCCGGCCTCGCACGCGCCGTGCGCGCCTTCGCCGAGGGCACCGGCCCGGTCGCCGTGGACGCCGAGCGGGCCTCCGGCTACCGCTACAGCGGCCGCGCCTATCTGGTGCAGCTACGCCGCGCGGGTGCGGGCAGCGCCCTGATCGACCCGGTCCACTGCCCGGACCTGTCGGAGCTCGACGCGGCGCTGGACGGCGCGGAAGTGGTGCTCCACGCGGCCTCACAGGACCTTCCATGCCTGGCGGAGCTGGGCTTCCATCCTCGGGAGCTGTTCGACACCGAGCTGGCCGGGCGGCTGCTGGGCTACGAGCGGGTCGGGCTCGGCATGATGGTGGAGAACGTCCTGGGGCTGAAGCTGGAGAAGGGCTACTCCGCCGCCGACTGGTCCACCCGCCCGCTGCCGGAAGACTGGCTGCGCTACGCGGCACTCGACGTCGAGGTCCTGGTCGAGCTGCGCGACGTCCTCCACGAGGAGCTGGAGTCCAGCGGGAAGCTGGCCTGGGCGAAGGAGGAGTTCGCCTCGGTGCTGGCGCACAGGTCCCCGGCGCCGCGCTCGGATCCGTGGCGGCGCACCTCCGGGATCCACAAGGTCCGCTCGCTGCGCGGCCTGGCCGTGGTCCGGGAGCTGTGGACGCTCCGCGACGAGTTCGCCCGCGAGTCGGACCTCGCGCCGGGCCGGGTCCTGCCCGACGCGGCGATCGTCACCGCCGCCCTGGAGCTGCCCCGCACCACCAAGGCGCTCACCGAGATCCCCCCCTTCACCGGCCGCAGCGCCCGCCGGCACCTGCGCGACTGGCTGGCCGCGATCGGCCGGGGGCGGGCGCTGCCGGAGTCGGAGCTCCCGCAGCCCAGCACCCCGGGTGACGGGCCGCCGCCCGCCAACCGGTGGATGGACCGCGACCCGGTCGCCGCCCGGCGGCTGGCCGCCGCCCGGGCCGTGGTGGCCGCACTCGCCGACGAGCACCACATGCCCACGGAGAACCTGCTCCAGCCCGACGCGGTACGCCGGCTGACCTGGGAGCCGCCCGCGGTCGTCGACGAGGAGAGCGTCACGGTCCGGCTGCGCGAGCTGGGCGCCAGGGAGTGGCAGATCGGCCTGACCGCCCACCCGATGGCCAAGGCGCTGATCCGGCTGGAGACCAAGGGCGAGATCTGA
- a CDS encoding DUF3000 domain-containing protein → MTLGDAPPAPAAFRRAAATLRPAEVRPEIELEDIPAPQRLAPYSAAIGASVYRDDDELAVGRLIMLFDPDGQRGWDGPFRLVAYVRADMELEITEDPLLGPVAWSWLTESLDAHGAGYAAAGGTVTRAVSEGFGNKADDPVSTELELRASWSPLEEDLSGHVAAWCDLMCLAAGIPPLPPDVATLPPRRREDPEPFRT, encoded by the coding sequence ATGACCCTCGGTGACGCACCGCCCGCTCCCGCCGCCTTCCGGCGTGCGGCGGCCACTCTGCGCCCGGCCGAGGTCAGACCGGAGATCGAGCTGGAGGACATCCCGGCGCCGCAGCGCCTGGCCCCCTATTCGGCCGCCATCGGCGCGTCGGTCTATCGCGACGACGACGAGCTGGCGGTCGGCCGCCTCATCATGCTCTTCGACCCGGACGGCCAGCGCGGCTGGGACGGGCCGTTCCGCCTGGTCGCCTACGTCCGGGCGGACATGGAGCTGGAGATCACCGAAGATCCGCTGCTCGGTCCCGTCGCGTGGAGCTGGCTCACCGAGTCGCTCGACGCGCACGGCGCCGGCTACGCCGCCGCCGGGGGGACCGTCACCCGGGCGGTCTCCGAGGGCTTCGGCAACAAGGCCGACGACCCGGTGAGCACGGAGCTGGAGCTGCGCGCCTCCTGGTCTCCGCTGGAGGAGGATCTCTCCGGCCATGTCGCCGCCTGGTGCGATCTGATGTGCCTCGCGGCGGGTATACCCCCCCTGCCACCCGACGTGGCGACCCTGCCGCCACGCCGTCGCGAAGATCCGGAGCCCTTCCGAACGTGA
- the hemE gene encoding uroporphyrinogen decarboxylase — translation MTPELADSPFVRACRRLPVSRTPVWFMRQAGRSLPEYRAVRGGVPMLTACATPDLIVEITLQPVRRYGVDAAIFFSDIVVPLKAIGIDLDIKPGVGPVVAEPIRDADAIRTLRPIEPDDVSYVTEAVRTLTGELGPTPLIGFAGAPFTLASYLIEGGPSKSHDRTKAMMYGRPQLWHALMERLTGITLEFLRIQIAAGASAVQLFDSWVGAVAPEDYREFVLPYTSRIFAGLTDLDVPRIHFGVGTGELLALLGEAGADVVGVDWRVPLDEAARRVGPGKALQGNLDPATLFAPWEVVERRAGDILVRGAKAEGHIFNLGHGVPPGADPDQLARLTDFVHEASTR, via the coding sequence GTGACTCCCGAGCTTGCCGACTCCCCGTTCGTCCGCGCCTGCCGCCGCCTGCCCGTCTCCCGCACGCCCGTGTGGTTCATGCGCCAGGCCGGCCGCTCGCTGCCCGAATACCGGGCCGTGCGGGGCGGGGTGCCGATGCTCACCGCGTGCGCCACCCCCGACCTGATCGTGGAGATCACGCTGCAGCCGGTCCGCCGCTACGGCGTGGACGCGGCCATCTTCTTCAGCGACATCGTGGTGCCGCTCAAGGCGATCGGGATCGACCTGGACATCAAGCCCGGCGTCGGGCCGGTGGTGGCCGAGCCGATCAGGGACGCCGACGCGATCAGGACGCTGCGCCCGATCGAGCCCGACGACGTCTCCTACGTCACCGAGGCCGTCCGGACGCTGACCGGCGAGCTGGGCCCGACCCCGCTCATCGGCTTCGCGGGCGCGCCGTTCACCCTGGCCTCCTATCTCATCGAGGGCGGCCCCTCCAAGAGCCACGACCGCACCAAGGCGATGATGTACGGCCGGCCGCAGCTGTGGCACGCCCTGATGGAGCGGCTGACCGGGATCACCCTCGAATTCCTGCGCATCCAGATCGCCGCCGGGGCCTCGGCGGTCCAGCTCTTCGACTCCTGGGTCGGCGCCGTCGCCCCCGAGGACTACCGCGAGTTCGTCCTGCCCTACACCAGCCGCATCTTCGCCGGCCTGACCGACCTGGACGTCCCGCGCATCCACTTCGGCGTCGGCACCGGCGAGCTGCTCGCCCTGCTCGGCGAGGCCGGGGCCGACGTGGTCGGCGTCGACTGGCGGGTCCCGCTCGACGAGGCCGCCCGGCGGGTCGGCCCGGGCAAGGCGCTGCAGGGCAACCTCGACCCGGCGACGCTGTTCGCCCCGTGGGAGGTCGTCGAGCGCCGCGCGGGCGACATCCTCGTCCGCGGCGCCAAGGCCGAGGGCCACATCTTCAACCTCGGCCACGGCGTGCCCCCCGGCGCCGACCCCGACCAGCTCGCCCGCCTCACGGACTTCGTGCACGAGGCCTCCACCCGCTGA